A DNA window from Pseudomonas sp. B21-056 contains the following coding sequences:
- the flgH gene encoding flagellar basal body L-ring protein FlgH: MKRFVSVLALSGITALAGCVAPTPRPNDPYYAPVLPRTPLPAAANNGSIYQAGFEQNLYSDRKAFRVGDIITITLNERTQASKNANSQVDKTSNTSVGLTSLFGSSLTTNNPIGSNDLSLNAGYGSDRATKGDSKSGQSNSLTGSITVTVADVLPNGIIVVRGEKWLTLNTGDELVRIAGMVRADDIATDNTVSSTRVADARITYSGTGAFADASQPGWFDRFFLSPKFPF, from the coding sequence ATGAAACGCTTTGTATCTGTACTGGCACTGAGTGGGATCACCGCGCTTGCGGGGTGTGTCGCGCCAACGCCCAGGCCCAATGACCCGTACTATGCTCCGGTGTTGCCGCGCACGCCGTTGCCGGCCGCCGCCAACAATGGCTCGATCTACCAGGCCGGTTTCGAGCAGAACCTGTACAGCGACCGCAAGGCGTTCCGGGTCGGTGACATCATCACCATCACCCTGAACGAGCGGACCCAGGCGAGCAAGAACGCCAACTCCCAGGTAGACAAGACCAGCAACACCAGCGTCGGCCTGACGTCGCTGTTCGGTTCCAGCCTGACCACCAACAACCCGATCGGCAGCAACGACCTGAGCCTCAACGCCGGTTATGGCTCCGACCGGGCCACCAAGGGTGACAGCAAGTCCGGCCAGAGCAACAGCCTGACCGGCTCCATCACCGTGACCGTTGCTGACGTGTTGCCCAACGGCATCATCGTCGTGCGCGGCGAGAAGTGGTTGACGCTCAACACCGGTGACGAGCTGGTGCGCATCGCCGGCATGGTTCGCGCCGACGACATCGCCACCGATAACACCGTTTCTTCCACCCGTGTGGCGGATGCGCGCATCACGTACTCGGGTACCGGTGCCTTTGCCGATGCGAGTCAGCCGGGCTGGTTCGACCGTTTCTTCCTCAGCCCGAAGTTCCCTTTCTAG
- a CDS encoding flagellar basal body P-ring protein FlgI — protein sequence MTAAFSAHAERLKDIASISGVRSNQLIGYGLVVGLNGTGDQTTQTPFTLQTFNNMLSQFGIKVPAGSGNVQLKNVAAVSISADLPAFAKPGQQVDITVSSIGNSKSLRGGTLLLTPLKGIDGNVYAVAQGNLVVGGFDAEGRDGSKITVNVPSAGRIPGGASVERAVPSGFNQGNSLTLNLNRSDFTTAKRIVDKINDMLGPGVAQAIDGGSIRVTAPLDPSQRVDYLSILENLEVDPGQAVAKVIINSRTGTIVIGQNVKVSPAAVTHGSLTVTITEDPIVSQPGPLSNGQTAVVPRSRVNAEQEAKPMFKFGPGTTLDEIVRAVNQVGAAPGDLMAILEALKQAGALQADLIVI from the coding sequence ATGACGGCAGCCTTCAGCGCTCACGCCGAGCGTCTGAAGGACATCGCCAGCATTTCCGGTGTGCGTTCCAACCAGTTGATCGGCTACGGCCTGGTCGTGGGCCTGAACGGCACCGGTGACCAGACCACCCAGACTCCGTTCACCCTGCAGACCTTCAACAACATGTTGTCGCAGTTCGGCATCAAGGTGCCGGCAGGTTCCGGCAACGTCCAGTTGAAGAACGTCGCTGCCGTGTCGATCAGTGCCGATCTGCCGGCGTTCGCCAAGCCCGGCCAGCAGGTGGATATCACCGTGTCGTCCATCGGTAACTCCAAGAGCCTGCGCGGCGGCACCTTGCTGCTGACGCCCCTCAAGGGTATCGACGGCAACGTCTACGCCGTTGCCCAGGGCAACCTGGTGGTGGGCGGTTTCGACGCCGAGGGGCGCGACGGTTCGAAGATCACCGTCAACGTTCCGTCGGCCGGTCGCATCCCTGGCGGTGCGTCGGTGGAACGTGCGGTGCCGAGCGGTTTCAACCAGGGCAACAGCCTGACGCTGAACCTCAATCGCTCCGACTTCACCACCGCCAAGCGCATCGTCGACAAGATCAACGACATGCTCGGCCCAGGCGTGGCCCAGGCCATCGACGGCGGCTCGATCCGCGTCACCGCGCCCCTGGATCCGAGCCAGCGGGTCGACTATTTGTCGATCCTGGAGAACCTTGAGGTCGATCCGGGCCAGGCAGTGGCGAAAGTCATCATCAACTCGCGCACCGGCACCATCGTGATCGGCCAGAACGTCAAGGTTTCGCCGGCCGCCGTGACCCACGGCAGCCTGACGGTGACCATCACCGAAGATCCGATCGTCAGCCAGCCGGGCCCGTTGTCCAACGGCCAGACCGCCGTGGTGCCCCGTTCGCGGGTCAATGCCGAACAGGAAGCCAAGCCGATGTTCAAGTTCGGCCCGGGCACTACCCTGGATGAAATCGTCCGGGCGGTGAACCAGGTCGGCGCGGCACCGGGCGACCTGATGGCGATTCTCGAAGCCTTGAAGCAGGCCGGCGCGTTGCAAGCCGACCTGATCGTGATCTGA
- the flgJ gene encoding flagellar assembly peptidoglycan hydrolase FlgJ has protein sequence MDMRKGALISGDSGSYSDLNRLNQLKVGDKNSDGNLRKVAQEFESLFLGEMLKSMRSATEALGKDNPMNTPEAKQYQEMYDQQLAVSMSREGGGIGLADVLLRQMSKNKPVAPGEAAAASAAKQQAALDKIKAVPTPVAAGTLPTDGPLSRINGQRPLWASRAVSAPQEAGEGGHRNDMELLNQRRLALPPKLADRLLAGLVPSASTNANTDGSTQNIRSDRAATKSATGEMANGDWLAALKASESGGDMQVYGRAVAQPPLAPARKAFRDADEFVNAMLPMAKEAADRIGVDPRYLVAQAALETGWGKSVMRQPDGSSSHNLFGIKASQNWKGDSARAITSEFRNGEMVKETAEFRSYASYRDSFHDLVNLLQSNSRYQDVLKSADNPEQFVRELQKAGYATDPHYASKISHIARQMTSSQNYASAGATTTL, from the coding sequence ATGGATATGCGCAAGGGCGCTTTGATCAGTGGGGATTCAGGTTCTTACTCGGACCTGAACCGCTTGAACCAGCTCAAGGTTGGCGACAAGAACAGCGACGGCAACCTGCGCAAAGTGGCCCAGGAATTCGAGTCACTGTTCCTTGGCGAAATGCTCAAGTCCATGCGTTCGGCCACCGAGGCGTTGGGCAAGGACAATCCCATGAATACGCCTGAAGCCAAGCAGTATCAGGAAATGTACGACCAGCAGTTGGCCGTTTCCATGTCCCGCGAGGGTGGCGGTATCGGTCTGGCGGATGTCCTGTTGCGCCAAATGTCCAAGAACAAACCGGTGGCGCCGGGCGAAGCGGCCGCGGCATCGGCTGCCAAGCAGCAAGCAGCGCTGGACAAAATCAAGGCGGTGCCCACCCCGGTGGCTGCCGGAACCCTGCCCACCGACGGCCCTTTGTCGCGCATCAACGGCCAGCGCCCGCTTTGGGCCTCGCGGGCCGTCAGTGCGCCGCAAGAGGCGGGCGAGGGCGGCCATCGCAACGACATGGAATTGCTCAACCAGCGCCGCCTGGCCTTGCCGCCGAAACTGGCCGACCGCCTGCTGGCCGGGCTGGTGCCTTCGGCATCGACCAATGCCAATACCGATGGGTCGACGCAGAACATCCGCTCGGATCGCGCCGCCACCAAGTCCGCCACTGGCGAAATGGCCAATGGCGACTGGCTGGCCGCGCTCAAGGCTTCCGAGTCGGGCGGGGATATGCAGGTCTATGGCCGCGCCGTGGCACAACCACCGCTGGCACCGGCCCGCAAAGCCTTCCGCGATGCCGACGAATTCGTCAACGCTATGTTGCCAATGGCCAAGGAAGCGGCGGACCGCATCGGCGTCGACCCACGTTACCTGGTGGCCCAGGCGGCCCTGGAAACCGGTTGGGGCAAATCGGTCATGCGCCAGCCTGATGGCAGCAGCAGCCACAACCTGTTCGGCATCAAGGCCAGCCAGAACTGGAAGGGCGATTCGGCGCGGGCGATCACCAGTGAGTTCCGCAATGGCGAGATGGTCAAGGAAACGGCCGAGTTCCGTTCCTACGCCTCGTACCGCGACAGCTTCCATGACCTGGTCAATCTGCTGCAAAGCAACAGTCGCTATCAAGATGTGCTGAAGTCGGCCGATAACCCGGAACAGTTTGTACGCGAGTTGCAGAAGGCCGGTTACGCCACTGACCCGCACTACGCCAGCAAGATTTCGCATATAGCCCGGCAGATGACCAGTTCCCAGAACTACGCATCCGCAGGCGCCACCACGACTTTATAA
- the flgK gene encoding flagellar hook-associated protein FlgK, with the protein MSLLNIGMSGLSASQTALVTTGNNIANVDTAGYSRQQTVQATKASNQYGNVFIGSGTTLADVRRVYNSYLEAQLKTTTSLNSDAAAFQGQITPLDSLLSDSGTGLNGALTKFFASVQNVNAKPGDDASRQLLLSDAQALSNRFNSISSQLTQQSDNINGNLSNMVDQVNDLASTIAQLNKKIAEVSNTGGQPNDLLDSRGEAIRQLSTFTGTQVVENGSSLDIYLGSGQPLVMGTIVNTLQAVPDKNDPGRMGIQLNSGSSSMDLTSVLTGGEIGGLMRYRSTVLDPAMNELGRVALVVADQMNTVQASGIDMNGAFGSNLFNDINSAAQVSQRSVAALTNSAGSGNFNVAITDAGQLSTNDYKVTFTSGTNYTVQRLPDGSSMGAFSTATTPPPVIDGFSMTFANGTAAAGDSFKITPTRNAAGNIKTEMTDSKRLAIAAPLGAAIAAGGSGTLTIPASGQPTLTTNLDIYDAATTTVIQNGIKTSMPVKVLFGATSADGTSQAYQLLDAQGNTLSAGTITPGQSNTLNLSVPLKDASGNPIMDSSVPPVQRTVSFAMSIAGAPSNGAAINVSVSKAGSLDNRNGTILAGLQTAKTVDTGSSSGGISLSDAYGKLVEGVGSKAAQGKLDSAATGAILNNAKNARDSLSGVDLDEETGNLVKFQQYYTASSQIIKAAQQIFSTLINSL; encoded by the coding sequence ATGAGTTTGCTCAATATAGGGATGTCGGGTCTGTCAGCCAGCCAGACCGCGTTGGTGACCACGGGTAACAACATTGCCAACGTCGATACCGCCGGGTATTCGCGTCAGCAGACCGTGCAGGCCACCAAGGCCTCCAATCAATACGGCAACGTGTTCATTGGCTCCGGCACGACCCTGGCCGACGTGCGTCGGGTCTACAACTCCTACCTTGAAGCACAGCTGAAAACAACCACCTCGCTCAACAGCGATGCGGCGGCCTTCCAGGGCCAGATCACACCCCTGGACTCCCTGCTCTCGGACAGCGGCACCGGCCTCAACGGCGCGCTGACCAAGTTTTTCGCTTCGGTGCAGAACGTCAATGCCAAGCCGGGCGACGATGCATCCCGTCAATTGCTGCTCAGCGATGCCCAGGCCTTGAGCAACCGGTTCAACTCGATTTCCAGCCAGTTGACGCAGCAGAGTGACAACATCAACGGCAACTTGTCGAACATGGTTGATCAGGTCAATGACCTGGCCTCCACCATTGCTCAGTTGAACAAGAAAATCGCCGAGGTCTCCAACACGGGCGGCCAGCCCAATGACCTACTGGATTCCCGTGGCGAAGCCATTCGCCAGCTGTCGACGTTCACCGGCACCCAGGTCGTGGAGAACGGCAGCAGCCTGGACATCTACCTGGGCTCCGGCCAGCCGCTGGTGATGGGCACTATCGTCAATACCCTGCAGGCCGTACCGGACAAGAACGATCCGGGCCGCATGGGTATCCAGCTCAACAGCGGCTCCAGCTCCATGGACCTCACCTCGGTGCTCACCGGTGGTGAAATCGGCGGCCTGATGCGCTACCGCAGCACCGTGCTCGACCCGGCCATGAACGAACTGGGCCGCGTCGCCCTGGTGGTCGCTGACCAGATGAACACGGTGCAGGCGTCGGGCATCGACATGAACGGTGCCTTTGGTTCCAATCTGTTCAACGACATCAACAGTGCCGCGCAGGTCAGTCAGCGCAGCGTTGCCGCACTGACCAACAGTGCAGGTTCCGGCAATTTCAACGTGGCCATCACAGACGCCGGCCAACTGAGCACCAACGACTACAAAGTGACGTTTACCAGCGGCACCAACTACACCGTCCAGCGCCTGCCCGATGGCTCGTCGATGGGCGCGTTCAGCACCGCGACCACGCCGCCACCGGTAATCGACGGCTTCTCGATGACCTTTGCCAACGGCACCGCGGCGGCCGGCGACTCGTTCAAGATCACGCCGACCCGCAACGCGGCGGGCAATATCAAGACCGAGATGACCGACTCCAAGCGGTTGGCGATCGCTGCGCCGCTGGGTGCCGCCATCGCGGCGGGCGGCAGCGGCACGCTGACCATTCCGGCCAGCGGCCAGCCGACCCTGACGACCAACCTGGATATCTACGACGCGGCGACGACGACCGTCATCCAGAACGGCATCAAGACCTCCATGCCGGTCAAGGTGTTGTTTGGGGCGACCTCAGCCGATGGCACCAGCCAGGCTTACCAACTGCTCGATGCCCAGGGCAACACACTCAGCGCTGGCACGATCACCCCTGGTCAAAGCAACACGTTGAATCTGAGCGTTCCGCTGAAAGACGCCAGCGGCAACCCGATCATGGATTCGTCGGTGCCGCCGGTGCAGCGCACCGTCAGCTTCGCGATGTCCATCGCCGGAGCACCGTCCAACGGTGCCGCCATCAACGTCAGCGTCAGCAAGGCGGGTAGCCTGGACAACCGTAACGGCACCATCCTGGCCGGTTTGCAGACCGCCAAGACCGTCGACACCGGTTCCTCCAGCGGTGGTATTTCCCTGAGTGATGCCTACGGCAAACTGGTGGAAGGCGTAGGTTCCAAGGCTGCCCAGGGCAAGCTCGACAGCGCTGCCACCGGCGCGATCCTGAACAACGCCAAGAACGCCCGCGACTCGCTGTCAGGCGTGGACCTGGACGAGGAAACCGGCAACCTGGTCAAGTTCCAGCAGTACTACACCGCGTCTTCGCAGATCATCAAGGCGGCGCAGCAAATCTTCAGCACATTGATCAACAGTCTTTAA
- a CDS encoding flagellar hook-associated protein 3, protein MRISTSQFYESTAANYQKNFAKVVKTSEEASSLVRVNTAADDPVGASRLLQLGNQASMLSQYETNVTTIKATLGTTEAVMTSIGNVLQRAKELAVSAGNAAYTDSDRKAVASELGSIEEQLLSLMNTKDENGKYIFAGSKGDVVPFTHNDDGSYSYNGDQVTLDLPIGDTMTMATNSTGWDAFQQAINTSRSQVTMTAPAVDDGRVVLTNGQVSSSVTYNSQFRSGEPYTVEFASGTQLKITDSSGNDVTAEASKGGVIEPNNQTGQTVSFRGVDLTLNVNLQAGDVAGTVLPGHTFTLAAKPDSFAPARSPGNTTATQITGSAITDPVAYHASFPTGSAVLKFTSATDFDLYAAPLTADSKPVSSGTLAGNVATASGVSFTLNGAPAANDQFSIAVNTHETQNILDTVSQLRTALNTPADGDNIAIQKLNAALASGIGNLASGTDQLTSALSSVGGRGQALDTQSDTNQSFVLANSQTQSAIRDSDPAEVMTRLTLQQTMLQASQLAFSKIAQLGLFNKM, encoded by the coding sequence ATGCGCATTTCTACCTCTCAGTTCTACGAAAGCACGGCTGCGAACTACCAGAAGAACTTCGCCAAGGTGGTCAAGACCAGCGAAGAAGCCAGCAGCCTGGTGCGTGTGAACACCGCCGCTGATGATCCGGTGGGCGCTTCGCGCCTGCTGCAGTTGGGCAACCAGGCTTCGATGCTTTCCCAATATGAAACCAACGTCACCACCATCAAGGCAACTTTGGGCACGACCGAAGCGGTCATGACCAGTATTGGCAATGTGCTGCAGCGCGCCAAGGAATTGGCCGTGAGTGCCGGTAACGCCGCTTACACCGACTCGGACCGCAAAGCGGTTGCCTCGGAATTGGGCTCGATCGAAGAGCAGCTGCTGAGCCTGATGAACACCAAGGATGAAAACGGCAAATACATCTTTGCCGGTTCCAAGGGCGATGTCGTACCGTTCACCCATAACGACGATGGCAGCTACAGCTACAACGGTGACCAGGTCACCCTTGACCTGCCGATCGGCGACACCATGACCATGGCCACCAACAGCACGGGTTGGGATGCGTTCCAGCAAGCCATCAACACCAGTCGCAGCCAGGTCACCATGACCGCGCCGGCGGTGGATGACGGGCGTGTCGTGCTGACCAACGGCCAAGTGTCCTCCAGTGTGACCTACAACAGCCAGTTCCGCAGTGGCGAGCCGTACACCGTGGAGTTTGCCAGCGGCACCCAGTTGAAAATCACCGATTCGAGTGGCAATGATGTGACCGCCGAAGCCAGCAAGGGCGGGGTCATCGAGCCGAACAACCAGACCGGGCAGACGGTGAGCTTTCGTGGCGTAGACTTGACATTGAACGTCAACCTTCAGGCGGGTGATGTTGCCGGCACGGTCTTGCCTGGCCATACGTTCACCCTGGCCGCCAAGCCCGACTCGTTCGCTCCGGCCCGCAGCCCGGGCAATACCACCGCAACCCAGATCACCGGTAGCGCAATCACCGATCCGGTGGCGTACCACGCCAGCTTTCCGACGGGGTCGGCGGTGCTGAAGTTCACCAGCGCCACGGATTTCGATCTGTACGCCGCGCCACTGACTGCTGACAGCAAACCGGTGTCCAGCGGCACGCTGGCGGGCAACGTTGCCACTGCATCCGGTGTGAGTTTTACCCTCAACGGTGCCCCGGCCGCCAACGATCAGTTCAGCATCGCGGTCAATACCCATGAGACGCAGAACATCCTGGACACCGTGAGCCAGTTGCGGACGGCTTTGAACACGCCAGCCGATGGCGACAACATCGCTATCCAGAAACTGAATGCGGCATTGGCTTCGGGTATTGGTAACCTGGCCAGTGGCACCGACCAGTTGACCAGTGCACTGAGTTCGGTCGGCGGCCGCGGGCAGGCGCTCGATACCCAGAGCGATACCAATCAGAGCTTTGTCCTGGCGAACTCGCAAACCCAGTCTGCAATCCGTGATTCCGATCCGGCCGAAGTGATGACGCGCCTGACCTTGCAGCAGACTATGCTGCAGGCGTCGCAGTTGGCCTTCAGCAAGATCGCTCAATTGGGCTTGTTCAACAAAATGTGA
- a CDS encoding glycosyltransferase gives MKSAPLVSIAIPAFNPRFFRLALQSALEQTYENLEIVICDDCRTDEIEQIVQQIGMGSHVAVRYLRNPSRLGFQQNLLRCLEESRGEFIKFLCDDDQLLAFCVKQQAAILQEHAQVSLVINKHHLIDADNYALPVRVENTGITLFDAMFNGSDMLAYFEKTTRNILGGFSGALMRRADVEALLPALARPGEGFEAVLDFALFICLLRRGNLVQLYAEGSGQRLHPERLARQAKMLDAATVELTWLKEMLTQRSGEPAPASGWVRYLALEHNKDPETSEWEEINVYSVIATRQGVIGSQVGTDIESYADLYVQWLACRHFSPLRKQVLSRQIARWAYRPMIVPVIIDEQDDPYALGITLQSIAAQAYACESVLLLSNGRQAVDNHVLRLGLQADWVQQLNGLLPQLDGADWFYLLRAGDRLTESALLIMADRIVSSPASACIYSDEGALVDDKSVEPIFKPDFNLDLMRGYPYVGRTLAFERARFLASGGFDSSLGELAPHDLIWRLVETDGPQVISHIPEVQVESMFSFAQWLSLPEVIEQNARLISTHLQRIGVPHRLHPGPLLALVPRIEYLFDTRPLVSIVISVKDDLGALERCVNSLISTTVYPHYEIIIVDNASENPELQHWLRAMAELGSEKLRILLHPGSGSEAVIRNFAAQHARGEYLLLLNPSCILLEAAWLDELLNHGLRPEVGIVGPRTLNQQGRVIDSGMVMGLGGLAGRAFVNESVTSGGYMQRLQTVQNWSAVGDHCLLVRKQVLEEAGGFDESITTQRINSLELCQQVGKNGYLIVTTPYSDVVLAAGVEASRDPAWKQRLEHEQEAFYQRWLPRIANDPAYNRNLTLTGKSFSLEPGPRTGWNPLVTRNVPSILGLAVNTSAVGHYRVSQPLFELEAAGRIVGRVAYDTPSIIDIERQSPDVIILQGRYNVGKFKDITQVKTYSNAMRIYELDDYIAKVPEKNEHRRNMPDNLEDLLRQGIGLCDRVVVSTHPLADVLSSMHHDIRVVPNMLAAGLWNRLRSQRATSSKPRIGWGGGTSHRGDLELIADVVRELADEVEWVFFGMCPDLLKPYIHEFHQGVSLADYPKKLASLNLDLALAPLEFHIFNDCKSNLRLLEYGACGYPVICSDTEAYRGHLPCTRVLTNSTEEWLEAIRMHLADPIASYRMGDELREVVLRDFILRGDNLQYWANGWLPD, from the coding sequence GTGAAATCAGCTCCTCTTGTCAGCATTGCCATTCCCGCGTTCAACCCTCGCTTTTTCCGCCTCGCCTTGCAAAGCGCGCTCGAGCAGACCTACGAGAATCTCGAGATTGTCATCTGCGACGATTGCCGCACCGATGAAATCGAGCAGATTGTTCAGCAAATTGGCATGGGCTCCCATGTTGCGGTGCGCTACCTGCGCAACCCGAGTCGGCTGGGATTCCAGCAGAATCTATTGCGCTGCCTTGAAGAGTCCCGGGGCGAATTCATCAAGTTCCTGTGCGATGACGACCAGTTGCTGGCGTTCTGCGTCAAGCAGCAGGCGGCGATCTTGCAGGAGCATGCGCAAGTATCGCTGGTGATCAACAAGCATCATTTAATCGATGCAGACAATTACGCCTTGCCGGTACGTGTTGAAAACACCGGCATCACGCTGTTCGATGCGATGTTCAACGGCAGCGACATGCTGGCGTATTTTGAAAAAACCACCCGCAATATTCTCGGCGGTTTCAGTGGCGCATTAATGCGTCGCGCAGATGTCGAGGCTTTGTTGCCGGCCTTGGCCCGGCCCGGTGAAGGTTTTGAGGCTGTCCTCGATTTTGCCTTGTTCATCTGCCTGTTGCGTCGGGGTAATCTGGTTCAGCTTTACGCCGAGGGAAGCGGCCAGCGGCTGCATCCGGAGCGCCTGGCGCGTCAGGCAAAGATGCTTGACGCAGCCACGGTGGAGCTGACGTGGCTCAAGGAAATGCTGACCCAGCGCAGCGGCGAGCCGGCGCCAGCCAGTGGCTGGGTGCGCTACCTGGCGCTGGAGCACAACAAGGACCCAGAGACGTCCGAGTGGGAGGAAATCAACGTTTACTCGGTCATTGCGACTCGCCAGGGTGTCATCGGTTCGCAAGTCGGTACTGACATCGAAAGTTACGCAGACCTCTATGTGCAATGGTTGGCGTGTCGACATTTCAGCCCATTACGCAAGCAAGTCTTGTCCCGGCAGATCGCTCGCTGGGCCTATCGACCAATGATCGTACCCGTCATCATCGATGAGCAGGACGATCCTTATGCGTTGGGTATTACCCTGCAGAGCATCGCTGCCCAAGCCTATGCCTGCGAATCGGTGCTGCTGCTGTCCAATGGGCGCCAGGCCGTGGACAACCATGTCCTGCGCCTTGGCCTGCAAGCGGACTGGGTGCAGCAACTCAATGGGCTGTTGCCTCAACTGGACGGGGCTGATTGGTTCTATCTGCTGCGTGCCGGCGATCGACTGACGGAGTCTGCGCTGCTGATAATGGCCGACCGGATTGTCAGCTCGCCGGCTTCTGCCTGTATCTACAGCGATGAAGGTGCGTTGGTGGATGACAAGTCGGTGGAGCCGATTTTCAAGCCCGACTTCAATCTGGACCTGATGCGCGGTTATCCCTATGTCGGCCGGACACTCGCCTTCGAGCGTGCCCGATTCCTGGCCTCGGGCGGATTCGATTCGAGCCTGGGCGAGCTGGCGCCCCATGACTTGATCTGGCGATTGGTGGAGACGGATGGGCCGCAGGTCATCAGTCACATCCCGGAAGTCCAGGTCGAATCGATGTTTTCATTTGCCCAATGGCTGTCGTTGCCCGAGGTCATCGAGCAAAACGCCCGGCTGATCAGCACTCATCTACAGCGTATCGGTGTGCCGCACCGGCTTCATCCGGGGCCGCTCCTGGCGCTGGTCCCGCGTATCGAATACCTGTTCGATACGCGCCCTCTGGTGTCCATCGTCATCAGCGTCAAGGATGACCTGGGCGCGCTGGAACGTTGCGTAAACAGCCTGATCAGCACGACCGTGTATCCGCATTACGAAATCATCATTGTCGATAACGCCAGTGAAAACCCCGAGCTGCAGCATTGGCTACGGGCCATGGCGGAGCTGGGCAGTGAAAAGCTGCGGATACTCCTGCACCCGGGAAGCGGCAGCGAAGCCGTGATCCGCAATTTCGCCGCCCAGCATGCCCGCGGTGAGTACCTGTTGTTGCTCAACCCCAGTTGCATCCTGCTGGAAGCTGCCTGGCTGGATGAGTTGCTCAATCATGGGCTGCGTCCCGAGGTGGGGATCGTCGGACCCCGCACACTCAACCAGCAAGGCCGGGTCATTGACTCCGGCATGGTCATGGGGCTGGGTGGGTTGGCAGGCAGGGCTTTCGTCAACGAGTCGGTAACGTCTGGCGGCTATATGCAGCGCCTGCAGACGGTGCAGAACTGGAGCGCTGTCGGCGATCACTGCCTGTTGGTGCGCAAGCAGGTTCTGGAGGAAGCTGGCGGCTTCGATGAGTCGATCACTACGCAGCGGATCAACTCTCTGGAGTTATGCCAGCAGGTCGGAAAAAACGGTTACCTGATCGTCACTACACCTTACAGCGATGTCGTGCTGGCGGCCGGTGTGGAAGCCAGTCGTGATCCTGCATGGAAGCAGCGGCTGGAGCATGAACAAGAAGCGTTCTATCAGCGCTGGTTGCCCAGGATCGCCAACGATCCCGCCTACAACCGTAACCTGACCCTGACCGGGAAAAGCTTCAGTCTCGAGCCCGGACCACGCACCGGCTGGAATCCGTTGGTCACCCGCAACGTCCCTTCGATCCTGGGGCTGGCGGTCAATACTTCGGCGGTGGGGCATTACCGGGTCAGTCAACCGTTATTCGAGCTGGAGGCGGCTGGACGAATCGTGGGGCGTGTGGCCTACGATACGCCTTCGATCATCGACATCGAGCGCCAGTCGCCGGATGTGATCATCCTTCAAGGTCGCTATAACGTCGGTAAGTTCAAGGACATCACTCAGGTCAAGACTTACTCCAACGCCATGCGCATCTACGAATTGGATGACTACATCGCCAAGGTTCCGGAAAAAAACGAACACCGCCGCAACATGCCGGACAACCTTGAGGACTTGCTGCGCCAAGGGATAGGCCTGTGTGACCGGGTCGTGGTGTCAACCCATCCGCTGGCGGACGTCCTGTCCAGCATGCACCACGACATCCGCGTCGTGCCGAACATGCTGGCGGCTGGCCTGTGGAACCGGCTCAGAAGCCAACGTGCAACCTCCAGCAAGCCGCGTATCGGTTGGGGAGGGGGCACCAGCCACCGCGGCGACCTGGAGCTCATCGCCGATGTCGTCCGGGAATTGGCTGATGAAGTCGAATGGGTTTTTTTTGGCATGTGTCCCGATTTACTCAAGCCCTATATCCATGAGTTTCATCAGGGCGTGAGCCTGGCGGATTATCCGAAGAAGCTTGCCAGCCTGAATCTCGACCTGGCCTTGGCACCGTTGGAATTCCATATTTTCAACGACTGCAAAAGCAATCTTCGCCTGTTGGAATACGGTGCGTGCGGCTATCCGGTCATTTGTTCGGATACCGAGGCATACCGGGGACACTTGCCTTGTACACGGGTCCTCACCAACAGCACCGAAGAATGGCTGGAGGCAATCCGTATGCACCTGGCGGATCCGATTGCCAGCTACCGGATGGGCGACGAATTACGTGAAGTGGTGCTGCGCGATTTTATCTTGCGCGGCGACAACCTGCAGTATTGGGCCAATGGTTGGCTGCCGGATTGA